The Candidatus Zixiibacteriota bacterium genome includes a region encoding these proteins:
- the glnA gene encoding type I glutamate--ammonia ligase — translation MITEKIQQLVENNLVEFVDVKFVDLLGEWHHITVPIERLTESLFKNGIGVDGSSVSGFAHIKSGDMILLPDPETAFIDPFWDRPTLSFIGNVVNVNGTVEEFTRNPRWVARKAEKYLKDSGFAADSMWGPEFEFYLLDHISYDQGQERGFYFLDSNEAQWRSGDNSEQNLGYNVRYKGGYHTIPPKDKTYQIRNEMTDILKRCGVPVKYHHHEVGGAGQQEIEVMFGNLVEMADRSMIVKYVVKNCAYRFNKSATFMPKPLYDEPGNGMHVHQYLINAGKSVFHDASDELELSDIGRWYIGGVLKHAASLLCFTSASTNSYKRLVPGFEAPVRATYSVGNRNACIRIPGYQLDKSTYRMEFRPPDATCNPYLAFAAMLMAGLDGIKNKIEPGEPCDDDMSQMSEEELLKIPQLPSSLQRACEALAEDHDYLLEGGVFTTDVIAVWLELKMAQVDAIRLRPHPHEFRLYYDC, via the coding sequence ATGATTACAGAGAAGATACAGCAACTGGTCGAGAATAATCTGGTAGAATTCGTGGATGTCAAGTTCGTCGACTTATTGGGCGAATGGCACCATATCACGGTTCCAATCGAGCGCTTGACCGAAAGCCTGTTCAAAAATGGTATCGGGGTGGATGGCTCTTCGGTATCCGGTTTCGCGCATATCAAATCGGGCGATATGATCCTTCTGCCCGATCCCGAAACAGCCTTTATCGACCCCTTCTGGGATCGTCCCACATTGAGTTTTATCGGCAACGTCGTCAATGTCAACGGCACTGTTGAGGAATTCACCCGCAACCCGCGCTGGGTCGCCCGAAAAGCGGAGAAATACTTAAAAGACAGTGGGTTCGCGGCTGATTCCATGTGGGGACCGGAGTTCGAGTTTTACCTGCTCGATCATATCAGCTACGATCAGGGACAGGAACGCGGTTTCTATTTTCTGGATTCGAATGAGGCCCAGTGGCGTTCGGGCGATAACTCCGAGCAGAACCTGGGTTACAACGTGCGCTACAAAGGTGGTTATCATACGATTCCGCCCAAGGACAAGACCTACCAGATCCGCAATGAGATGACCGATATCCTCAAGCGTTGCGGGGTTCCCGTCAAGTACCATCACCACGAGGTCGGCGGTGCCGGTCAGCAGGAGATCGAGGTCATGTTCGGTAACCTGGTAGAGATGGCCGACCGCTCCATGATCGTCAAGTACGTGGTCAAAAACTGCGCCTACCGTTTCAATAAATCGGCTACTTTTATGCCCAAACCGCTCTATGACGAGCCGGGTAACGGTATGCATGTCCACCAGTACCTGATAAACGCGGGGAAATCGGTTTTCCACGACGCTTCCGATGAGCTCGAGTTGTCCGATATCGGCAGATGGTATATCGGCGGTGTTCTCAAACACGCCGCTTCGCTTCTGTGCTTCACGTCGGCATCGACCAATTCCTATAAACGCCTGGTGCCCGGCTTTGAAGCTCCGGTCCGCGCGACTTATTCGGTCGGCAACCGCAATGCCTGTATCCGTATTCCGGGCTATCAGCTCGACAAGAGCACGTACCGTATGGAATTCCGTCCGCCGGATGCCACCTGCAATCCGTATCTGGCGTTTGCGGCCATGCTGATGGCTGGTCTGGATGGGATCAAGAACAAGATCGAGCCGGGCGAGCCCTGCGATGATGACATGAGCCAGATGTCCGAAGAAGAACTCCTGAAGATTCCCCAGTTGCCATCGTCACTGCAACGTGCCTGCGAAGCTTTAGCCGAAGATCATGATTACCTCCTCGAGGGCGGGGTTTTTACCACGGATGTTATCGCGGTCTGGCTGGAGCTCAAGATGGCGCAGGTCGATGCTATCCGCCTCAGGCCTCATCCACATGAGTTCAGGCTCTATTACGATTGTTAG